The Phycisphaeraceae bacterium genome segment GTACCCCGCCCGTCCCAGGGCGCAGGCGAGCAGCGCGCCGGCCAGCCCGGCGCCGACGATGATGACGTGCTGTGGGGCGTGATCGGACATGACCGGGACGCACCGGAGCGCTGCGTCGGTCGCCGCCTCGTGAACGCACGGCGGGCGGCCATTCCCGAGCAGGTCCGTCAGTCTACCGGACGATGAGTCGAATGAGGTGGTTCGAGGATGTCTGATTCCGGACAAGTGTGGTACCATGCCCTGATGCCGCATCGGCTGCACGAGATCGAGCGATTGCGTCCGCATCGCGCCAGACGCGACGGATTTCAGCCGCTGGGCGATCGCATCGAAGCCCGTCGCCGCGACCTGGAGAGGACCGTCAAGCGTCTGGGCCCCGCGATGGCCGCATGGGAGCAGGTCGTCCCTGCCGATCTCGCCGCGCAGACGCGGGTTCGCTCGGTGAGATCCGGCATGCTGGGCGTGGACGTGGCCTCATCCGGCGCCCTGTACGAGGTTGATCGACTGCTCCGTGCCGGCGCGACGGGCGAGATCGCCCGACTTACCGGCGGCGTGATCCGGCAGGTCCGCCTCCGGGTGGCCTCGATCAGCGACGACATCGACCCGACGCCGCGGACTTCCGCATGAAGACGACGCGCCCCACCTCGAACGTTCCGGCCGCCGCGCGACTGGCGCAGTGGGGCATCGTGTTCGCGGCGGGCCTGCTGGCCTGGTCGCTGATGATGCTCGGCGCCATCTGGCGCGGGCCGTTTCTCGTTCTGTTCTTTCCCGCGGGTTGGTGCCTGTACGTGGCGCTGCGACAGTTCCGTCAACTGCGTGATGGTCCGACCCGGTAGCGGGGCCCAGGCGGACTCAGGTCGTCCGTTGCGTCACCCCGTCAACGTCGCCCGCAGGACCGCGGTCTTCTGCTCACACTCCGCCAGTTCACCGTCAGGTGTGGAGTCCGCCACCACGCCGCACCCCGCGCCGTAGGTCAGCGCAGCGTACGTGAATGCGTCACATCGCCCCGGTTCGCGCTCACCCGTCAGGGCGATGGTGCGGATGCCCACGTTCAGGCAGGCCCCGCCTCGAACGTCGATGAACCCGATCGCCCCGCAGTAGGCCCCGCGCGGGTGCGGCTCCAGCTCGTCGATCACCTGCATGGCGCGGACCTTGGGCGCACCCGTCACCGATCCGGGCGGAAAGGTCGCGCGCAGCACGTCGCCCATCGTCGCGCCGGGGCGCAGCGTACCGCTCACCTCCGCCACGCCGTGATGCACGGTGGGATAGGTTTCGATGACTCGCGCCTCGTTGACGCGCATGCTGCCGAACGAACAGACGCGGCCCAGGTCGTTGCGCATCAGGTCCACGATCATGTGCAGTTCCGCCGCGTCCTTGCCGGAGCCGGCCAGCGCGGCGGCATCCTGCTCCATCGGACGCGTGCCCTTGATGGGGCGCGTCACGATGCGCCGCGAGGCGCCGTCGATCTGCAGGAAGAGCTCCGGGCTCATGGAGACGATCGTCCGACCTGCCGCGCTCTCCAGCAAGGCCCCGTATCGCGCTCCGCTGGTTCGCATCGCCCGCAGGAAGAGCGTGCGGGTCGAGCCGCGGAAGTCGCAGCCATACTGCTGCGCGATATTGGCCTGAAAGACATCGCCCGCGCGGATGTACTCCAGCGTGCGAGTCACCGCCTGCTTGAACGCCGCGCCGCCGGGGCTGGAATGAAGGGGGCTGACTTGAAAGGGGGCTGCGTGTGTGGGAGCGGTGGAGGAAAGCCCCTTACTCCCGGCCCCTCTCCCAATGGGAGACGGGAGCAGATCGCCCACGAGTCGATCGACGATCGCCTCGACCTCGCCGATCATCCACCACCGGCCCGACGCATGGTCGAACACCAGGGCATCAGGGCACCACGCCAGCTCGATCAAGGGCCACGAGGGCGTCTTGACCAGGTCAACCCGCGCCGTCGGCTCGATGCTGAAACCCAGTTCATAGCCGAACGAGCCGATCCACCCGCCGCGGAAGGGCGGTCCTGGGTCATCGTGCTCCGCCTCGCCAGCCCGCACTCCGCCGGTCGAGATGCCAAACAGGCGATCGACATCCTGCAGCGGGTCGTGTCCGAACGTCAGATGACGCACCCACGGCGGCGCGGGGTCGAAGCCGGCCAGATCCGAACGCCCCCCCAGATGCGTGTACCAGCCGCGCGGGCGAGCAAGAATCGTCCACCGCCCCCATCGCTCATGCGCGGCCCCTGAGCACAGGGCCATCAGCGGCCACTCGACCGGCCAGCGGCGCACCACCATCAGCGGATCGGCGGGCAGCGCGGGGGTCGATGCGATTGGGGAAGGAACCAGCGTCGTGGTCACGGGCGGATGATAGGAAGCACCGACATCCTTGAAACCGCGCGCAGGCGGGCGAGGCGGTTCGACGGAAACACCCTCACCCCGGCCCTCTCCCAGAGGGAGATGGAGAGGAGGCCATGCCTTGATGTCTCGATCCCTCGGTCCCTTCCCCCTGTTACCATGCCCGCATGGCGGGACGACACGATCGCTCCAACGCCGCGCTTCGTGCGCTGCCCTCGGTCAACGAGGTGGTTGAGGCCGCCGCGCTGTCCCCGTGGCGGGAACAGGTGCCGCGTGCGCTGATCGTGCGGGCCGTCCGAGCCGCGCTGGAGGAGCATCGCGGCATGCTTCGAGCCGGGGGAACCACGAGAGAAGCAGGGCGCCGGCCGACTTCAATCGAGTCAATCGCCCAGTCCGCCGCCGCCATGCTGGAGACGGCCAATCACCCCCCGCTCACCCCCGCGATCAACGGCACGGGCATCATCATCCATACGGGTCTGGGCCGCGCGCCGCTGGCGAAGGAGGCGGTCGAGGCCCTCGCCGCCGTGGCGGGCGGCTACGCGCCGGTGGAACTGGACATGCCCAGCGGGGAACGCGGGCTGCGCTCCACGATCGTGCGCCCCCTGCTGACGGAACTCACCGGCGCCGAGTCGGCCACCGTGGTCAACAACAATGCCGCCGCTCTGGTGCTGCTCCTCACCGCCCTGGCGAAAGGTCGCACGGTGGTGGTATCGCGCGGCGAGTTGATCGAGATCGGCGGCTCCTTCCGGCTCCCGGACATCATGGCCGCCAGCGGCGCATTTCTGCGCGAGATCGGCACGACCAACCGAACGCGTCTGAGCGACTACGAGCGCGCCGTCGACGGCTCCACCGCGCTCATCCTCAAGATACACCCCAGCAACTACCGCATCGCGGGCTTCACGCAGGAGGTGGAGACGAGCGATCTCGCCGCACTGGCCCGCACGAGATCGATCCCGCTGGTCCACGACATCGGCTCGGGCGCGCTGACCGATCTCACGCCGCTGGGCATTCCCGGCGAGCCGTGGGCGAGACAGTCGATCGAACATGGTGCGGACCTGGTGCTTTTCAGCGGCGACAAACTGCTGGGCGGGCCGCAGGCGGGCGTCATCGTGGGGCGCCAGGCGCTCATCGACCGCATCGAGAAGCATCCGCTCATGCGGGCCATGCGGGTGGACAAACTCACCCTTGCCGCGCTGGGGGCCACGCTGCTGCTGCACCGCGATGCGGCCTACGCCGCACAGCGCGTGCCCGTGCTGGCGATGGCCGCCGCGCCGCTCGGCTCGCTGCAGCTGCGAGCCACGCGGCTGGTCAGTTCACTGGAGGATGAACCGGGATTGAAAAGCGTTCACGCCGCGCCTTCCGACGCCTACCTTGGCGGCGGCTCGCTGCCCACGCGGAAGGTGCCCAGCGTGGCCCTGGTGCTGACGCCGAGGAACGGCGATGAGGCCGTCCTCGCCCATCGGCTGCGGACGGCCGGGCCACCGCTGTCGCCGCTTCTGCCGCGCATTCAGGGCGGCAACGTCTGGATCGACTTGAGGACCGTCCTCCCGCGACAGGATGACGACGTCATCGCGGCCGTGCGTGCCGCCTGCGGTGCGTCGGCCTGATCGGGAACGAAGCAGGTTTTCGCAATCGGGGCGTTTCCCTCGCGCGGCCGCGAACGCGACGTTTTCCCTTTGACCGGTCGCCTTGGGATGTTATCGTGAGCGTCTCCAGCGCCGAATGTGACGGATGACGCATCCGTCGCCATCCGGTGGCCGGGGGCTGCTTCGGGTGTCCGTTCCGGGTCGATTTTCATCAGGAGTCCGTGGATGTTCTCTCTCAGGTCGTCGTCGCATGATCGCCCCGGTCTGCTCGGGGTGTTCGCGGGTGTCTGCGTGGTGGCCGCGGTGGTCGTCGCGGCGGTCTGGACGGGTCGGCACACAGGGCAATCCGCCCGCGAGCACCTGGCCTCGACCGCGATGCTCAATGGCTTCGATCCCTACACCCTCGTCGCGTCCGACGGCACGATCGACGAGGAGGATCTGGGCATCTACAACGTGGCGGGGAACATCCTCGCCCTCAAGACCGACGCGCCGCCCGGCTCCGTGCTCAACGTGCGCTACAACGTCGTCTCGGTGGACGGACTGACCAACAACCTGGGCTGCGTGCTGATGATCATGCGCTTCCGGGACAACGGAGCGGGCGCCCGCGTGATCGCCCGCCTCAAGCGTCACAAGATATCCGACGGCACCACGCAGACCGTGATGACCGTGGACAGCAACAACCAGACCCATGCCGCGGGTTTCCAGCTGGGCAACATCACCAACTGCAACCTGGTCTTCGACTTCTTCAACTTCTCTTATTTCATCGACGTGGAGCTGCACAAGACCTCCGCGTCGGGCAATCCCGGGCTGGCCATGCTGCGGCTGAACACCATCCCGGACTGACGATGGCCCGCCAGCGACTCAGGGGACGTGCCGGGCGCGATCGAGGCGAGAACGCGGGGATGACTCTTCCATGTACGGCAAAGCCACCGAGACGGCGATCGCGGCGATGAGCCGACTCGCCGAAATCTATGACGGGGGTTCGACGCGCCTCTCCGCGGCGGACATTGCCGCCTCGCGCGGACTGCAGGGGCCATTCGTCGCCAAGGTGCTGACGAAACTCTCCCAGGCGGGCCTGGTCACCGGCTCGCGCGGACCGGGCGGGGGCTTCGCGCTGGCGAAGAAGCCCCGCGACATTCACCTGCACGAAGTCTACCGGCTCTTCGAGCGCGAGGACGAGAACAACAACTGTCCTTTCGGCGGCGGTGTCTGCGGCGCGGGCGAACCCTGTCCCCTGCACCAGAAACTGGTGGATGTGAAACAGTCGATGGACGCCCTGCTCCAGGACACCACCTTCGAGGTGTTCCGCGTCGCCTATCAGGAAGAGGGCAGGCGGCCCACGCCCAGCGGCGTGATCCCGAAGAGGCCTCGCGAGTCCTATCGCGCGACCGCACCGGCCCCGCCCCGGTCGGGACGAGCCGGATGAGGCCCGCATCGCTCGTCACTTGATCCCGTATTCCTTGAGCTTGCGGTAAAGCGTCCGCTCGCCGATTCCCAGCAGCTGCGCCGTCTTCTCGCGGTTGCCGGCGGTCATCGCCAGCGTCTGGCGGATGGCCTCCTTCTCAAGCTTGTCCAGCCCCACGCCGGCCAGCGAGCCCAGCGAGACGTGCTCATCAGCATCGCTGACCCGGATGTCATCAGGCACATCGCCCACGTCGAGCGTCGGCCCCGTCGCCGTAATGACCATGCGCTGCACCACGTTGAGCAGTTCGCGCACATTGCCGGGCCAGTGGTAGGCCACCAGCCGCATCATCGCCGGTCCGGTGACGGTCGGAGCGGGCTTCTCCATCTCGGCGGAGAACCTGCCAACCGCGTGGTTGACCAGCAGCGGGATGTCCTCGCGCCGCTCGCGCAGGGGCGGAATCTCGATCACGACGCCCTTGATGCGGAAGTACAGATCTTCGCGGAACGCGCCTTCCTGCACCATCTTCGGCAGGTCGCGCAGCGTGGCGCTGATGAATCGCACGTCGGTCTTGCGCGGCTCGTTGGAGCCCAGCCGCACCACTTCGCCCGTCTCCAGCACGCGCAGCAGCTTGGCCTGCATGGTGAGCGGCATGTCGCCGATTTCGTCGAGGAACAGCGTGCCGCCGTCGGCGTACTCGAAGACGCCCTCGCGGTCGCGGTCGGCCCCGGTGAAGGCCCCGCGCACGTGGCCGAAGAGCTGGTCCTCCAGCAAGGACTCGGTCTGCCCCGCCGCGTTGAACGTGACGTATCGCTTGCGGGCCCGCTTGGAGTGCTTGTGAATGGCGCCCGCGACCAGTTCCTTGCCGGTGCCCGACTCGCCCAGGATCAGCACCGGAATGGTGCTCGGCGCCACCTGCCGGATGGTGCCGATGACGCGCCGGATCGCCGCCGACTCGCCGATGATGCCCTCGAAGCCGTAGGCGGCGTTGACCCGCCCCTGCAGCGCCTGGTTCTGGTGACGCAGCATCACCGTCTCGGCGGCGCGCTGCACCAGGTTGCGGAACACGTCCAGGTCCAGCGGCTTCTCGATGAAGTCGTACGCCCCGCCCTGCAGCGCCGCCTTGGCGGTGGGCACGTCGCCATGCGCCGTGACCATGATGGTCGCCGCGTCCGGCTGGTGCTGCTTGACCAGCTCCAGCACCTTCAGCCCGGCCTGCTCCTCCTCCATCACCAGGTCCGTCACCACCACATCGAACCCGCCGTGCAAAATCTCCTCCCGCGCGGCGGCCAGCGAATGCACCACCGTGCAGATGTGGCCGGGACGATGCAGCGCCTCGGCCATCACCTCCGCGTGATCCACCTCGTCATCGACGATCAGCACCTGGGCTCGAATCGGGGCGTCGCTCATGGCGGGACGATTGTAGGTCCAAGCCCCGGTCGCATGAACAACCACGGACCTCTTGACAGGCCCGTTTGCGCGTCCACTTCGTTCAGACGCGACGAGTCATCGGATCAGCCGCAATCAGGGCACCCGCTCGGGCCGAAGCCCTCGTCGCCGCATATCTTTTCGATCAGTTCGCAGTCGATCGTCCCGGAGGTCTCATCAAAACAATTGAGCTCCCTGGCTCGGCTGCATTCAACATCCTCCAGGCCGCCGACGGCCGCGATCCAGATGCATGTCCCCACGCCGGGCGTGCCGAAGCAATTCGCGTCCGACACCCGCAGCGTCCACCAGTATTGCTGACCGACCGGACACTGGCTCATGGATGGGCAGGCCTGCAGGAGCCCATCCCACGAGTTTCGCTTGATGAACTCCGAACTGACATGCTGCTGACCATTGACGCACCAGATGATCCGCACTTCGTAGGCGGAGCAGGTGCCGTCGGATGAAGCCGCTGTAACCGGCGCCAAATACCCGCGCACATTCAGTTTCTGCAGCGCCACCAAAGCCCGGACTTTCGCTTCTATGATATCAAGCCCAAGTGTCAGAAACGCCCTGACAAGCACCTCCTCCGGCGAGCGCTCACGACACTCCTCGGCGAACCGCGGATCAAGCGCCATGGACATGGCTTCCGCATGCTCAGCGCTCCGCATGGCCTGGGAGCGTTCCATTCCAGTTGCAATCAGCGACATTCGGATGAACTGAAAGAGATCGCCTCGCCACTCGTAGAACGCACGAGTGTTCAGCGCAGGCCGAGGAGAACCCGAGGAAGCCCCGCCGACATTCGCTTCTTCGCCCATCGCGTCGGCGAGCAACGGCAGAATATCGCCCATCTGCCTGGACAGCAGATTGATGGCGTGCGCGGACGCTCCTTCCGCGGCCGCATCGTCGAATCCGACCGCGGAGAACGCGAATCGGAGAAACACTCGCGGCTCGTGAACGGCATCAAGATTGGTCTGGGACAGCACCGCCTCAGCCAGTCGATGGGACCGACGCGGCTCGATCCCCTCACTCCGAAACGCCTTGACCAGGAAGACGTATGGATTCGCTTTCCAGGCATAAATCGGACGCCGGGCGTCCGCCTGAAGCGTCGTGTCGTAGAGCGGCGGCGCTGGGGCGAAATCCCGTGCGGCCGACGTACCGCAGCCGCATCCCAAGGCGGTTGGGGCTGATCGGGCAGCCGGCGCGCCCCAACCGACAAGACCGCCGCCCGCCGTCACCACGATGGACACAAGGAGGCAGCCAAGCCATGCCCGATGACTGTTGATCCACACTATGATATCGCCCCCTCACGAGATAGATGGTGTTCGCGTCGTGACCCCTCAGTCACTGAGTGGAGATTGCCACGAGTCACTTTCCGCGTCAAGCGAACTCTGGAACATTCTATCTGCACTGACACGCTCTCGTACTCACCGCCCGAACGCCGACTCCGCCAGGTCGATCGCGCGGCCCAGCGCTGCGGCCTTATTCACCGTCTCCTGGTACTCCGAAGCCGGGTCGGAGTCCGCCACAATACCGGCGCCCGCTTGTAAATGGACGGTCCAGCGGGGAGTCGGCTGTCGGCCTTCGGCTGCCGTCTCTCGGCTGACGGTTGACAGCTGACGGCCGGCAGCTTCCACCCCTCCCGTCGGGATTACCATCGTTCGCAACGTAAGAGCGATATCCATGGAGCCATCGAAGCCCACGCCGCCGATGCCCCCGCCGTATGGCCCGCGGCGGGTCGGCTCCAGTTCATCAATGATCTGCATCGCCCGCACCTTGGGCGCGCCGGACACGGTGCCGACCGGCAGCGTCGATCGCAGCGCGTCCCAGCATGTCAGTCCCTGGCGAAGGCGGCCCGTCACCGTGGAGGAAATATGCATCACGTGACTGTAACGTTCGATGTCCATGATGCGCTCGACGGCGATGCTGCCGACCTCGCACACCACGCCCAGGTCGTTACGCGCCAGATCAACAAGCATGATGTGCTCCGCCCGCTCCTTGTCATCGGCGAGCAGGTCGCGCTCCAGCGCGGCGTCCTCCTCGGGCGTGACCCCCCGCCGCCGCGTGCCCGCCAGAGGA includes the following:
- a CDS encoding Rrf2 family transcriptional regulator produces the protein MYGKATETAIAAMSRLAEIYDGGSTRLSAADIAASRGLQGPFVAKVLTKLSQAGLVTGSRGPGGGFALAKKPRDIHLHEVYRLFEREDENNNCPFGGGVCGAGEPCPLHQKLVDVKQSMDALLQDTTFEVFRVAYQEEGRRPTPSGVIPKRPRESYRATAPAPPRSGRAG
- a CDS encoding sigma-54-dependent Fis family transcriptional regulator, with amino-acid sequence MSDAPIRAQVLIVDDEVDHAEVMAEALHRPGHICTVVHSLAAAREEILHGGFDVVVTDLVMEEEQAGLKVLELVKQHQPDAATIMVTAHGDVPTAKAALQGGAYDFIEKPLDLDVFRNLVQRAAETVMLRHQNQALQGRVNAAYGFEGIIGESAAIRRVIGTIRQVAPSTIPVLILGESGTGKELVAGAIHKHSKRARKRYVTFNAAGQTESLLEDQLFGHVRGAFTGADRDREGVFEYADGGTLFLDEIGDMPLTMQAKLLRVLETGEVVRLGSNEPRKTDVRFISATLRDLPKMVQEGAFREDLYFRIKGVVIEIPPLRERREDIPLLVNHAVGRFSAEMEKPAPTVTGPAMMRLVAYHWPGNVRELLNVVQRMVITATGPTLDVGDVPDDIRVSDADEHVSLGSLAGVGLDKLEKEAIRQTLAMTAGNREKTAQLLGIGERTLYRKLKEYGIK
- a CDS encoding L-seryl-tRNA(Sec) selenium transferase, with amino-acid sequence MAGRHDRSNAALRALPSVNEVVEAAALSPWREQVPRALIVRAVRAALEEHRGMLRAGGTTREAGRRPTSIESIAQSAAAMLETANHPPLTPAINGTGIIIHTGLGRAPLAKEAVEALAAVAGGYAPVELDMPSGERGLRSTIVRPLLTELTGAESATVVNNNAAALVLLLTALAKGRTVVVSRGELIEIGGSFRLPDIMAASGAFLREIGTTNRTRLSDYERAVDGSTALILKIHPSNYRIAGFTQEVETSDLAALARTRSIPLVHDIGSGALTDLTPLGIPGEPWARQSIEHGADLVLFSGDKLLGGPQAGVIVGRQALIDRIEKHPLMRAMRVDKLTLAALGATLLLHRDAAYAAQRVPVLAMAAAPLGSLQLRATRLVSSLEDEPGLKSVHAAPSDAYLGGGSLPTRKVPSVALVLTPRNGDEAVLAHRLRTAGPPLSPLLPRIQGGNVWIDLRTVLPRQDDDVIAAVRAACGASA
- a CDS encoding DUF721 domain-containing protein codes for the protein MPHRLHEIERLRPHRARRDGFQPLGDRIEARRRDLERTVKRLGPAMAAWEQVVPADLAAQTRVRSVRSGMLGVDVASSGALYEVDRLLRAGATGEIARLTGGVIRQVRLRVASISDDIDPTPRTSA
- a CDS encoding anthranilate synthase component I family protein, which gives rise to MTTTLVPSPIASTPALPADPLMVVRRWPVEWPLMALCSGAAHERWGRWTILARPRGWYTHLGGRSDLAGFDPAPPWVRHLTFGHDPLQDVDRLFGISTGGVRAGEAEHDDPGPPFRGGWIGSFGYELGFSIEPTARVDLVKTPSWPLIELAWCPDALVFDHASGRWWMIGEVEAIVDRLVGDLLPSPIGRGAGSKGLSSTAPTHAAPFQVSPLHSSPGGAAFKQAVTRTLEYIRAGDVFQANIAQQYGCDFRGSTRTLFLRAMRTSGARYGALLESAAGRTIVSMSPELFLQIDGASRRIVTRPIKGTRPMEQDAAALAGSGKDAAELHMIVDLMRNDLGRVCSFGSMRVNEARVIETYPTVHHGVAEVSGTLRPGATMGDVLRATFPPGSVTGAPKVRAMQVIDELEPHPRGAYCGAIGFIDVRGGACLNVGIRTIALTGEREPGRCDAFTYAALTYGAGCGVVADSTPDGELAECEQKTAVLRATLTG